A window of Ruania suaedae contains these coding sequences:
- the prfB gene encoding peptide chain release factor 2, with protein sequence MATDFPVEIQGLRQILDSITAVSDPDALRERIAQLSEAAAAPDLWDDPEAAQQVTSQLSYAQSELERLDRLAERIDDLGALVELAQEEDDADTLAEAEAELGTIRAALEDLEIRTLLSGEYDQREAVVTIRAGAGGVDAADFAQMLLRMYLRWAEHHGYSTTVLDTSYAEEAGLKSATFEVKAPYAFGTLSVEAGTHRLVRISPFDNQGRRQTSFAAVEVIPLIEQTDSVEIPETEIKVDVFRSSGPGGQSVNTTDSAVRMTHIPTGIVVSMQNEKSQIQNRAAALRVLQSRLLLKRQEEESAAKKAMAGDVKASWGDQMRSYVLQPYQMVKDLRTEHEAGNPSSVFDGDIDGFINAGIRWRKQQQLDAEAGA encoded by the coding sequence GTGGCTACCGACTTCCCCGTAGAGATCCAGGGTCTACGTCAGATCCTCGATTCGATCACCGCCGTCAGCGACCCGGACGCGTTGCGGGAGCGGATCGCCCAGCTCTCCGAGGCGGCCGCGGCGCCCGACCTGTGGGACGACCCTGAGGCGGCCCAGCAGGTCACCAGCCAGCTCTCCTACGCCCAGAGTGAGCTGGAGCGGCTCGACCGGCTGGCCGAGCGCATCGACGACCTCGGCGCGCTCGTGGAGCTCGCGCAGGAGGAGGACGATGCCGACACCCTCGCCGAGGCCGAGGCCGAGCTCGGTACGATCCGCGCCGCGCTGGAGGACCTGGAGATCCGCACCCTGCTCTCCGGCGAGTACGACCAGCGCGAGGCCGTGGTGACGATCCGCGCCGGCGCCGGTGGGGTGGACGCCGCCGACTTCGCCCAGATGCTCCTGCGCATGTACCTGCGCTGGGCCGAGCACCACGGCTACTCGACCACCGTGCTCGACACCTCCTACGCCGAGGAGGCGGGCCTGAAGTCGGCCACCTTCGAGGTCAAGGCGCCGTACGCGTTCGGCACCCTCAGCGTGGAGGCGGGCACGCACCGGCTGGTGCGCATCTCCCCGTTCGACAACCAGGGCCGCCGGCAGACCTCCTTCGCGGCCGTCGAGGTGATCCCGCTGATCGAGCAGACCGACAGCGTGGAGATCCCCGAAACCGAGATCAAGGTGGACGTCTTCCGCTCCTCCGGCCCGGGCGGTCAGAGCGTCAACACCACCGACTCCGCTGTGCGGATGACCCACATCCCGACCGGGATCGTCGTCTCGATGCAGAACGAGAAGTCGCAGATCCAGAACCGCGCGGCCGCGTTGCGCGTGCTGCAGTCCCGCCTGCTGCTCAAGCGCCAGGAGGAGGAGAGCGCCGCGAAGAAGGCGATGGCGGGCGATGTCAAGGCCTCCTGGGGTGACCAGATGCGCTCCTACGTCCTGCAGCCCTACCAGATGGTCAAGGACCTGCGCACCGAGCACGAGGCCGGGAACCCCTCGTCGGTGTTCGACGGCGACATCGACGGCTTCATCAATGCCGGGATCCGCTGGCGCAAGCAGCAGCAGCTCGACGCCGAAGCCGGCGCGTAA
- the ftsE gene encoding cell division ATP-binding protein FtsE has protein sequence MIRLKKVSKVYARGARPALDQVSLEVGRGEFVFLVGASGSGKSTFLRLVLREERPTNGSVFVAGRDLANLSQWKVPQLRRQIGCVFQDFRLLHNKTVFENVAIALQVIGKPRHHVMSTVPETLEMVGLAGKEKRLPHELSGGEQQRVAIARAFVNRPAIILADEPTGNLDPTTSVGIMRLLDRINRTGTTVVMATHDDEIVDQMRKRVIELVDGQMVRDQDRGVYGAAR, from the coding sequence GTGATCCGTCTCAAGAAAGTCTCCAAGGTGTACGCCCGTGGCGCGCGCCCAGCCCTGGACCAGGTCTCCCTCGAGGTCGGCCGGGGCGAGTTCGTCTTCCTCGTCGGCGCCTCCGGCTCCGGAAAGTCGACCTTCCTGCGGCTGGTGCTGCGCGAGGAACGCCCCACGAACGGGTCCGTCTTCGTGGCAGGTCGCGACCTCGCGAACCTCTCGCAGTGGAAGGTCCCGCAGTTGCGCCGTCAGATCGGGTGCGTCTTCCAGGACTTCCGCCTGTTGCACAACAAGACCGTCTTCGAGAACGTCGCCATCGCCCTGCAGGTAATCGGCAAACCGCGCCACCACGTGATGAGCACGGTGCCGGAGACGCTGGAGATGGTCGGCCTGGCCGGCAAGGAGAAGCGGCTCCCGCACGAGCTCTCGGGCGGTGAGCAGCAACGGGTGGCGATCGCCCGCGCGTTCGTCAACCGGCCCGCGATCATCCTGGCGGACGAACCCACCGGGAACCTCGACCCCACCACCTCGGTGGGCATCATGCGGCTCCTGGACCGCATCAACCGGACCGGGACGACCGTGGTGATGGCCACCCACGACGACGAGATCGTGGATCAGATGCGCAAGCGCGTGATCGAACTCGTCGACGGCCAGATGGTGCGCGACCAGGACCGCGGCGTCTACGGCGCGGCGCGGTAG
- the ftsX gene encoding permease-like cell division protein FtsX: MRLQFILSQIGNGLRRNVAMAVSVVLVTFISLTFVGAAVLLQMQVGNMKDEWYDRVEVSVFLCPPDSSVPTCAGGEATDEQVESLQSVLTSEALSPYVEEVFLETKEQAFEAFQERFGDQDWAQRITVEQMQQSLRVSLVDPELYQVVADEVAGRDGVEEVIDQRSILEPLFLVLNRATILAAGLAAVMIVTAVLLITTTIRLSAMSRSRETSIMRLVGASNFFIQLPFMLEGAIAALLGAALASTGLWLGVRSIVENWLAGSVRWVNFVDTGDVLVVAPLLVAIGIVLAAISSLVSLSRYTKV; this comes from the coding sequence ATGAGACTGCAGTTCATTCTTTCCCAGATCGGCAACGGCCTGCGGCGCAACGTCGCCATGGCCGTCTCCGTGGTGCTGGTGACCTTCATCTCCCTGACCTTCGTCGGAGCGGCCGTACTGCTGCAGATGCAGGTCGGCAACATGAAGGACGAGTGGTACGACCGGGTGGAGGTCTCGGTCTTCCTGTGCCCGCCGGACTCCTCCGTGCCCACCTGCGCCGGCGGTGAGGCGACCGACGAGCAGGTCGAGTCCCTCCAGTCGGTGCTGACGTCCGAGGCGCTGAGCCCCTACGTCGAAGAGGTCTTCCTGGAGACCAAGGAGCAGGCGTTCGAGGCGTTCCAGGAGCGCTTCGGCGATCAGGACTGGGCGCAGCGGATCACCGTGGAGCAGATGCAGCAGTCGCTGCGCGTGAGCCTGGTCGATCCCGAGCTCTACCAGGTGGTGGCCGATGAGGTCGCCGGCCGGGACGGCGTCGAAGAGGTGATCGATCAGCGCTCGATCCTGGAACCGCTGTTCCTCGTGCTCAACCGCGCCACGATCCTGGCGGCCGGCCTGGCTGCGGTGATGATCGTGACGGCGGTGCTGCTGATCACCACCACCATCCGGCTCTCGGCGATGAGCCGCAGCCGCGAGACCTCCATCATGCGATTGGTGGGAGCGTCCAACTTCTTCATCCAGCTGCCCTTCATGCTCGAAGGCGCCATCGCCGCACTGCTCGGCGCCGCGCTCGCGAGCACCGGCCTCTGGCTCGGGGTGCGATCCATCGTGGAGAACTGGCTCGCAGGTTCGGTGCGGTGGGTCAACTTCGTCGACACCGGCGACGTGCTGGTGGTGGCCCCGCTCCTGGTGGCGATCGGGATCGTGCTCGCCGCGATCAGTTCCTTGGTCAGTCTCAGCCGATACACGAAGGTGTGA
- a CDS encoding M23 family metallopeptidase: protein MARRRLSPPAVSVRPVRAGLAAALAVGLALLAAPVAADTRDDLEEQQEQNQTEREELAAMLEGTESDLADVYLELDDIERRLPVAQGELSVANDELAAAERHAASVQDRLDVAEAQQEDLTTEIAGTETEIAETESAMGEVARSAYRGGEGASAMSVVFAADDADEFATQYSVMNSALRSQNQTLSDLESLTAVNRNRQVRLDAVTARIGELKTEADDAVAAADVARQDAADLVAEIEQLQADQESRAAELESLQEDYTDQIAEIEEDNAEIADEIAEIDRREREEAAARAAEAERERERERERQREAAEEAARQNSSGSGGSGGSSGSGGSGGSSSGGSGGSSSGGSGGSSGSGGSGGSSSGGSGGSSSGSLVPPVPQPLYVTSGYGMRWYPITGGYYMHQGVDLRSACGNSQVSAAAGTVTAVKPAPNGTHGNQVIVNHGTIGGNRYVTVYNHLSRFAVRTGQSVAQGQAIGYTGATGNVTGCHVHFEVWRNGSTIDPMALSAF, encoded by the coding sequence ATGGCACGACGACGTCTCTCACCCCCTGCGGTGTCCGTGCGGCCCGTGCGGGCCGGCCTGGCTGCGGCCCTCGCCGTCGGGCTCGCCCTGCTGGCGGCGCCGGTGGCGGCCGACACCCGGGACGACCTGGAGGAGCAGCAGGAGCAGAACCAGACCGAGCGCGAGGAACTCGCAGCGATGCTCGAGGGCACCGAGTCCGACCTCGCCGATGTCTACCTCGAGCTCGACGACATCGAGCGGCGCCTTCCCGTGGCCCAGGGTGAGCTCTCCGTCGCCAACGACGAGCTCGCCGCCGCCGAGCGCCATGCCGCATCGGTCCAGGACCGGCTCGACGTGGCCGAGGCTCAGCAGGAGGATCTGACCACCGAGATCGCAGGTACCGAGACCGAGATCGCCGAGACCGAGTCGGCGATGGGCGAGGTGGCTCGCTCCGCCTACCGGGGAGGGGAGGGCGCCTCGGCGATGTCGGTGGTCTTCGCCGCCGACGACGCGGACGAGTTCGCGACCCAGTACTCGGTGATGAACTCGGCGCTGCGCTCGCAGAACCAGACCCTCTCCGACCTCGAGAGCCTGACGGCGGTCAACCGCAACCGGCAGGTGCGCCTGGACGCGGTGACCGCGCGGATCGGCGAGCTGAAGACAGAGGCGGACGACGCCGTCGCGGCGGCTGACGTGGCCCGTCAGGATGCGGCCGATCTGGTGGCCGAGATCGAGCAGCTGCAGGCCGACCAGGAGTCGCGGGCGGCTGAGCTCGAAAGCCTGCAGGAGGACTACACCGACCAGATCGCCGAGATCGAGGAGGACAACGCCGAGATCGCCGACGAGATCGCGGAGATCGATCGCCGGGAGCGGGAGGAGGCCGCCGCCCGGGCGGCCGAGGCCGAGCGCGAGCGGGAACGTGAGCGCGAGCGGCAGCGGGAGGCAGCCGAGGAGGCCGCCCGTCAGAACTCCAGCGGTTCCGGGGGGTCAGGCGGTTCGAGTGGGTCCGGTGGTTCTGGTGGTTCGAGCTCGGGCGGCTCCGGTGGTTCGAGCTCGGGCGGCTCCGGTGGCTCGAGTGGGTCCGGCGGATCCGGTGGTTCGAGCTCGGGCGGCTCCGGTGGCTCCTCCAGCGGCTCGCTGGTGCCCCCGGTTCCCCAGCCGCTGTACGTGACCTCCGGGTACGGCATGCGGTGGTACCCGATCACGGGCGGTTACTACATGCACCAGGGCGTGGACCTGCGCTCGGCCTGCGGCAACTCACAGGTCTCGGCCGCGGCCGGGACCGTGACCGCCGTCAAGCCGGCGCCGAACGGCACCCACGGCAACCAGGTGATCGTCAACCACGGCACGATCGGAGGCAACCGGTACGTCACGGTGTACAACCACCTCTCGCGCTTCGCGGTCCGCACCGGGCAGTCGGTCGCCCAGGGACAGGCGATCGGCTACACCGGGGCCACCGGGAACGTCACCGGGTGCCACGTCCACTTCGAGGTCTGGCGCAACGGATCGACGATCGATCCGATGGCACTGTCCGCCTTCTGA
- the smpB gene encoding SsrA-binding protein SmpB: MSNKAKGAKKKKKTDGAVDPKTVKTVVARNKKARHDYHIDATYEAGLSLTGTEVKSLRAGRASLVDGWVFVDGGEAWLESVHIPEYTEGTWTNHSPRRKRKLLLHKEQILKLTQRTKEKGYTIVPLELYFIGGRAKVEIAVARGKQEWDKRQALREKQDAREAQRAMSLRQHR; encoded by the coding sequence ATGAGCAACAAGGCCAAGGGCGCGAAGAAGAAGAAGAAGACGGACGGCGCCGTCGACCCCAAAACCGTCAAGACCGTCGTTGCGCGCAACAAGAAGGCGCGGCACGACTATCACATCGACGCCACCTACGAAGCGGGTCTGTCCCTGACCGGCACCGAGGTGAAGTCGCTGCGGGCGGGCCGGGCCTCCCTCGTGGACGGCTGGGTCTTCGTCGATGGCGGCGAGGCGTGGCTGGAGAGCGTCCACATCCCCGAGTACACCGAGGGCACCTGGACCAATCACTCCCCGCGGCGCAAGCGCAAGCTGCTGCTGCACAAGGAGCAGATCCTCAAGCTCACCCAGCGCACGAAGGAGAAGGGGTACACCATCGTGCCGCTCGAGCTGTACTTCATCGGCGGCCGGGCCAAGGTGGAGATCGCCGTCGCCCGAGGCAAGCAGGAATGGGACAAGCGGCAGGCGCTGCGCGAGAAGCAGGACGCCCGCGAGGCGCAACGAGCGATGAGCCTGCGCCAGCACCGTTGA
- a CDS encoding DUF2207 domain-containing protein: MRRSLSRLLTLLALAMAVVLAGPVAAHADADDWMVERYDVSAEVQTDGTIDVSIDMLFDFADEEGHGPYLTLVDRQEIADDPDRYRVLEYTGFSASSSTGAPADVRTESEGSGLAVYVGDEDVEVTGQQQYTISYTVSGVPNPGAGADGADEVAWNVIGSGWEIPLRDVGVTVEGPEDPLGAECFTGSVGSTDACGTAEAGPPAEFTADEISPGGGMTVLVTYPAGMFADTVEPMYSDRVTPANFFGSGTPAPWVALGLGVVGIAVVALRARQRGRDRAYVGLTPGLTPTAGAEGHGEGYAERIPVAVQFTPPDGVTPGAAGTLLDEVAQPRDVSATIVDLAVRGYLRIEEIPEGETDDAGDAGSEENSEDPQWRLRRTSEPGEWPQLLAFERTLLEGLFSGNATVTEMSELGADFAQALTTAQSQLYERVVERGWFRTSPQAVRLRWVVAGIVAFVVGIPVTFVLGVFAGWGGVGVALMAIGVALMVCSAAAPARTAEGTAVLAQVRGFQKYLETAEVDQMRQEEREGIFSAYLPYAVALGVAQRWTTIFSEAAARGEVQMQPHWYQGSTAGVWNAAVFTSLTSFTTTAATSVTSVASGSAGGAGFSGGVGGGVGGGGGGGW, encoded by the coding sequence ATGCGGCGATCCCTGAGCAGACTCCTGACCCTCCTGGCCCTCGCAATGGCGGTCGTCCTCGCCGGGCCCGTCGCCGCGCACGCCGATGCCGACGACTGGATGGTCGAGAGGTACGACGTCAGCGCCGAGGTGCAGACCGACGGCACCATCGACGTCAGTATCGACATGCTGTTCGACTTCGCCGACGAGGAGGGGCACGGGCCCTACCTGACCCTGGTCGACCGGCAGGAGATCGCCGACGATCCCGACCGCTACCGGGTGCTCGAGTACACCGGCTTCAGCGCGTCCTCCAGCACCGGTGCTCCGGCGGACGTGCGCACCGAGTCCGAGGGCAGCGGGCTCGCCGTCTACGTCGGTGACGAGGACGTCGAGGTCACCGGGCAGCAGCAGTACACGATCTCCTACACCGTCTCGGGCGTGCCCAACCCCGGCGCCGGCGCCGACGGCGCCGACGAGGTCGCCTGGAACGTCATCGGCTCGGGCTGGGAGATTCCGCTGCGCGATGTCGGCGTCACCGTCGAGGGCCCCGAGGACCCGCTCGGCGCGGAGTGCTTCACCGGGTCGGTCGGAAGCACCGATGCGTGCGGCACCGCCGAGGCCGGACCACCGGCGGAGTTCACGGCGGACGAGATCTCCCCCGGAGGGGGGATGACCGTGCTCGTCACCTACCCGGCCGGGATGTTCGCGGACACGGTCGAGCCGATGTACAGCGACCGCGTGACCCCGGCCAACTTCTTCGGCAGCGGGACCCCCGCTCCGTGGGTCGCCCTGGGCCTGGGTGTGGTGGGGATCGCGGTGGTCGCGCTGCGCGCCCGCCAGCGCGGGCGTGACCGCGCCTACGTGGGGCTCACGCCCGGGCTGACGCCGACCGCCGGCGCCGAGGGGCACGGTGAGGGGTACGCGGAACGCATTCCTGTCGCCGTGCAGTTCACCCCGCCCGACGGCGTCACCCCCGGAGCCGCCGGAACGCTGCTGGACGAGGTGGCCCAGCCGCGGGACGTCAGCGCGACGATCGTCGACCTGGCCGTGCGCGGATATCTCCGCATCGAGGAGATCCCCGAGGGCGAGACCGACGACGCCGGCGACGCGGGCAGCGAGGAGAACTCCGAGGATCCGCAGTGGCGGCTACGGCGGACCAGCGAGCCCGGCGAGTGGCCGCAGCTGCTGGCCTTCGAGCGGACGCTGCTGGAGGGCCTGTTCTCCGGCAACGCCACCGTAACCGAGATGTCCGAGCTGGGCGCCGACTTCGCCCAGGCGCTGACCACCGCCCAGAGCCAGCTCTACGAGCGGGTCGTCGAGCGTGGCTGGTTCCGCACCTCGCCGCAGGCCGTGCGCCTGCGCTGGGTCGTCGCCGGGATCGTGGCCTTCGTCGTCGGAATCCCAGTCACCTTCGTGCTCGGCGTGTTCGCCGGGTGGGGTGGCGTGGGCGTGGCCCTGATGGCCATCGGGGTGGCCCTGATGGTGTGTTCGGCCGCCGCGCCCGCCCGGACCGCTGAGGGCACGGCGGTGCTGGCCCAGGTCCGTGGCTTCCAGAAGTATCTGGAGACCGCCGAGGTCGACCAGATGCGCCAGGAGGAGCGCGAGGGGATCTTCTCCGCCTACCTGCCCTACGCCGTCGCGCTCGGGGTGGCGCAGCGGTGGACGACGATCTTCTCCGAGGCGGCGGCCCGGGGCGAAGTCCAGATGCAGCCGCACTGGTACCAGGGCAGCACGGCGGGGGTGTGGAATGCCGCCGTCTTCACGAGCCTGACGAGTTTCACCACCACCGCCGCGACCTCGGTCACCTCGGTGGCATCCGGCTCGGCCGGCGGTGCCGGCTTCAGCGGCGGTGTCGGGGGCGGCGTCGGCGGCGGGGGTGGTGGCGGCTGGTGA
- a CDS encoding DoxX family membrane protein, which produces MGFALHRLPLRLAAGAFILNSGINKLDLDAESAAGLQQVALNAFPQLESLSAEDFGTYLAAGEVTLGASLLAPFLPSKLVGAGLTVFAASLVWTYLRTPGLTESDGVRPTQDGIGMAKDIFLLGIGLALLLEKKK; this is translated from the coding sequence ATGGGCTTCGCCCTGCACCGCCTGCCCCTGCGACTCGCCGCCGGAGCGTTCATCCTGAACTCCGGCATCAACAAGCTCGACCTCGACGCCGAGTCCGCTGCCGGACTGCAGCAGGTGGCGCTCAACGCCTTCCCGCAGCTCGAGTCGCTCTCCGCCGAGGACTTCGGGACCTACCTGGCTGCGGGCGAGGTGACCCTCGGCGCCTCCCTGCTCGCCCCGTTCCTGCCCAGCAAGCTGGTGGGCGCGGGCCTGACGGTGTTCGCCGCGTCGCTGGTGTGGACCTACCTGCGCACCCCCGGGCTCACCGAGTCCGACGGCGTGCGGCCCACCCAGGACGGCATCGGCATGGCCAAGGACATCTTCCTGCTCGGTATCGGGCTCGCACTGCTGCTGGAGAAGAAGAAGTAA
- a CDS encoding endonuclease III domain-containing protein → MRRAEKAERISEILDDLYPDPPIALDHTNVYTLLVAVALSAQTTDAKVNQVTPALFAEASTPAQMLALGPERILELIRQVGLAPTKARNLWTAAGQIVEAGGQVRPDWEFLEGLAGVGHKTASVVMAQGFGLPAFPVDTHIFRLARRWGLSTGTAVDKVEADLKKVFARETWNRRHLQIIYFGREYCPAQRHNLTTCPICSFAASKKQIAAEVLPARTRVPRRTAVTD, encoded by the coding sequence GTGCGGCGGGCGGAGAAGGCAGAGCGGATCAGCGAGATCCTCGACGATCTCTATCCCGACCCCCCGATCGCCCTCGACCACACCAACGTCTACACGCTGCTGGTGGCGGTCGCCCTGTCCGCGCAGACCACCGACGCCAAGGTCAACCAGGTCACGCCCGCGCTGTTCGCCGAGGCCAGCACGCCCGCGCAGATGCTCGCCCTCGGCCCGGAGCGCATCCTCGAGTTGATCCGGCAGGTGGGGCTCGCGCCCACCAAGGCGAGGAACCTCTGGACGGCGGCCGGCCAGATCGTGGAAGCCGGCGGTCAGGTCCGCCCCGATTGGGAGTTCCTCGAGGGCCTCGCCGGCGTCGGCCACAAGACCGCGAGCGTCGTGATGGCCCAGGGCTTCGGCCTGCCCGCGTTCCCGGTGGATACCCACATCTTCCGCCTCGCCCGGCGATGGGGCCTGAGCACCGGCACCGCGGTGGACAAGGTCGAGGCCGACCTGAAGAAGGTCTTCGCGCGCGAGACCTGGAACCGCCGCCATCTGCAGATCATCTACTTCGGCCGCGAATACTGCCCGGCGCAGCGGCACAACCTCACCACCTGCCCGATCTGCTCCTTCGCGGCGAGCAAGAAGCAGATCGCCGCGGAGGTGCTCCCCGCCCGCACGCGAGTGCCCCGCCGGACGGCCGTCACCGACTGA
- a CDS encoding ABC transporter ATP-binding protein, producing the protein MSAHAIVTDGLRKSYRGVRRRVAVDGLDLRVPAGGVHGFLGPNGSGKTTTIRMLLGLIRPDEGRIRIFDQDVPAQLPGVIARVGAIVESPKFFPTFTGRQNLELLASAIGTRRRRVAQVLSETGLSDRGDDRFATYSLGMKQRLAIAATLLKEPDLLIFDEPTNGLDPAGIHEIRTTMRRLADEGRTVLVSSHILAEVEQIADTVSIIGRGRLIASGSVAEIIGDRAQSVRVVVRPDEAERAQGVLTAAGMSVHPDQEALLVDGATDPAQVNRVLAQHEVYASELGATRVGLESVFLELTHDTEMGRSRRRDRRRGTEEGA; encoded by the coding sequence ATGTCCGCGCACGCGATCGTGACCGACGGATTGCGCAAGAGCTATCGAGGGGTGCGGCGCCGCGTCGCCGTGGACGGCCTGGACCTGCGGGTCCCGGCCGGCGGTGTACACGGGTTCCTCGGGCCGAACGGTTCGGGCAAGACCACCACGATCCGGATGCTGCTCGGCCTCATCCGCCCGGACGAGGGCAGGATCCGCATCTTCGACCAGGACGTTCCCGCCCAGCTCCCTGGCGTGATCGCGCGGGTCGGAGCGATCGTCGAATCGCCGAAGTTCTTCCCGACCTTCACCGGGCGGCAGAACCTGGAGCTGCTCGCCTCCGCGATTGGCACCCGACGGAGGCGCGTGGCCCAGGTCCTCTCCGAGACCGGTCTGTCCGATCGCGGTGATGACCGCTTCGCCACCTACTCCCTCGGCATGAAGCAGCGGCTGGCCATCGCAGCCACGCTGCTGAAGGAGCCCGACCTGCTGATCTTCGACGAGCCGACCAACGGTCTCGACCCGGCCGGGATCCACGAGATCCGCACCACGATGCGCCGCCTCGCCGACGAGGGGCGCACCGTGCTGGTCAGCAGCCACATCCTGGCCGAGGTGGAGCAGATCGCCGACACCGTCTCGATCATCGGGCGTGGCCGGCTCATCGCCTCCGGCTCGGTGGCCGAGATCATCGGTGATCGCGCCCAGTCCGTGCGCGTGGTGGTGCGACCGGACGAGGCCGAGCGCGCCCAGGGCGTCCTGACCGCCGCGGGCATGAGCGTGCACCCCGATCAGGAGGCACTGCTCGTCGACGGCGCTACCGACCCTGCCCAGGTGAACCGGGTGCTCGCCCAGCACGAGGTCTACGCGAGCGAGCTGGGTGCCACGCGCGTCGGGCTGGAGTCGGTCTTCCTCGAGCTCACCCACGACACCGAGATGGGGCGCAGTCGGCGCCGAGATCGTCGTCGTGGCACGGAGGAGGGCGCATGA
- a CDS encoding ABC transporter permease subunit, with translation MMLLRTELRRLRLRRLVWLFVVAGILGSFFVLFTTWASAQPITDEMREQAEAAYQRELENWEEDGEQMVADCLEQEELEAEAQGGPVDFGCDQMEPQREWFLPYETTLAQHVNFTGVPTAVMVLGIVGLAIGTTAVAAEFSSGAMATLLTFQPRRLRVYAAKVGAVALTAVPLSLLLTGILAVGMWAVYEIRGLDASVDDPLVWTAVRALLLLPAAAVVGAVLAFLVRSTAVVLAVVAGFAIAWEAIGVNVAQALTPFSIRANLMGWLQYGHTYWVQECEAQADGMLVCDGIEHTISFAWSAGFLAVVGVALLAVGALVFRRRDLS, from the coding sequence ATGATGCTGCTGCGTACCGAGCTACGCCGGTTGCGGCTGCGGCGCCTGGTGTGGCTGTTCGTCGTCGCCGGGATCCTGGGCTCCTTCTTCGTGCTGTTCACCACCTGGGCCTCCGCCCAGCCGATCACCGACGAGATGCGCGAGCAGGCCGAGGCCGCCTACCAGCGTGAGCTGGAGAACTGGGAGGAGGACGGCGAGCAGATGGTCGCCGACTGCCTGGAGCAGGAGGAGCTCGAGGCCGAGGCCCAGGGCGGGCCGGTCGACTTCGGGTGCGACCAGATGGAGCCCCAGCGCGAGTGGTTCCTGCCGTACGAGACCACGCTGGCCCAGCACGTGAACTTCACCGGCGTGCCCACCGCCGTCATGGTGCTGGGGATCGTCGGCCTGGCCATCGGCACCACGGCGGTGGCAGCGGAGTTCTCCAGCGGCGCCATGGCCACCTTGCTCACCTTCCAGCCGCGGCGCCTGCGGGTCTATGCCGCCAAGGTCGGGGCGGTCGCGCTCACGGCGGTGCCCCTCTCGCTGTTGCTCACTGGCATCCTCGCCGTCGGGATGTGGGCCGTGTACGAGATCCGGGGCCTCGACGCGAGTGTCGATGACCCGCTGGTCTGGACGGCGGTCCGGGCCCTACTGCTGCTCCCGGCTGCGGCCGTCGTCGGCGCCGTCCTCGCCTTCCTGGTGAGGTCCACCGCCGTCGTGCTGGCCGTGGTGGCCGGCTTCGCCATCGCCTGGGAGGCGATCGGTGTCAATGTCGCCCAGGCCCTCACGCCGTTCTCGATCCGCGCCAACCTCATGGGCTGGCTGCAGTACGGGCACACCTACTGGGTGCAGGAGTGTGAGGCCCAGGCCGACGGCATGCTGGTGTGCGATGGCATCGAGCACACCATCTCCTTCGCCTGGAGCGCCGGATTCCTGGCCGTGGTCGGGGTGGCGCTGCTCGCCGTCGGGGCGTTGGTCTTCCGCCGCCGCGACCTGTCCTGA
- a CDS encoding ABC transporter ATP-binding protein: protein MAGTVLQAHELWGGYPGNEVIRGVDLTITSGDSPVGIIGPSGIGKTTLARLLRGSLRPTRGDVTYDGRSVSRLPRKVKKDFTAAVRFQSQDSLSISDPRLTVAGNLKVALKEARKAGRTHATSTAELLDAVALPEQFATRVMITLSGGERQRVALATALATRPEILVLDEPFTAVDPQSRGDMARSLGALLARLGTAAVVITHDLELVERMCPTVHFLADGQFVASGPIGEILARREHPAVREIAEAAPLAVQRFR, encoded by the coding sequence ATGGCCGGTACGGTCCTGCAGGCCCACGAACTCTGGGGTGGCTACCCCGGCAACGAGGTCATCCGCGGCGTCGACCTGACGATCACCTCCGGAGACTCCCCGGTCGGCATCATCGGACCCTCCGGCATCGGCAAGACGACCCTGGCGCGGCTGCTGCGCGGAAGCCTGCGGCCCACCCGCGGCGACGTCACCTACGACGGGCGGTCGGTGAGCCGGTTGCCCCGGAAGGTGAAGAAGGACTTCACCGCGGCCGTGCGGTTCCAGTCGCAGGACTCCCTGAGCATCTCCGACCCCCGGCTGACGGTGGCGGGCAATCTCAAGGTGGCGCTGAAGGAGGCTCGGAAGGCGGGTCGCACCCACGCGACCTCGACCGCGGAGCTGCTGGACGCCGTCGCCCTCCCGGAGCAGTTCGCCACCCGGGTGATGATCACCCTCTCCGGCGGTGAGCGCCAGCGGGTGGCGCTGGCCACGGCACTGGCCACCCGGCCCGAGATCCTGGTGCTGGACGAGCCGTTCACCGCGGTGGACCCGCAGTCGCGCGGGGACATGGCCCGGAGTCTGGGGGCACTGCTGGCACGGCTGGGTACGGCCGCAGTGGTCATCACCCATGATCTGGAGCTGGTGGAGCGGATGTGCCCGACCGTGCACTTCCTGGCCGACGGTCAGTTCGTGGCCAGCGGCCCGATCGGTGAGATCCTCGCCCGCCGCGAGCACCCGGCCGTCCGGGAGATCGCCGAGGCCGCCCCGCTGGCCGTGCAGCGCTTCCGCTGA